One part of the Brevundimonas subvibrioides ATCC 15264 genome encodes these proteins:
- a CDS encoding class I SAM-dependent methyltransferase, giving the protein MVRHLTQKIGFLEKLADLKPGDTVLDIGSNDATSLKAYSTSGLTRIGIDPTGVKFKEYYPDDIRLIPDFFSAENFRKAGGDRAQIVTSIAMFYDLDNPIAFAQDIAAVLAPDGVWHFEQSYMPAMLRTVSYDTICHEHLEYYSLGVVQKILDAAGLRLIDVQMNSVNGGSFAVTAGHKTSQRRANDAVIDWLLGQEDRMGLNTVRPFREFEDRVFRHKADLVRLLQALAADGKKVLGYGASTKGNVTLQFCGITEKEVPAIAEVNPEKFGRVTPGTRIPIISEAEAKAMNPDYYLVLPWHFKEGILQREQEYIARGGKFIFPFPEIEIV; this is encoded by the coding sequence ATGGTCCGCCATCTTACTCAAAAGATCGGGTTTCTCGAGAAGCTCGCTGATCTGAAGCCCGGCGATACTGTTCTGGATATCGGCTCCAATGACGCGACGTCCTTGAAGGCCTACTCCACATCGGGTCTGACGCGCATCGGGATCGACCCGACGGGTGTCAAGTTCAAGGAATATTATCCGGACGACATTCGTCTGATTCCGGATTTCTTCTCGGCCGAGAACTTCCGCAAGGCGGGTGGAGACCGTGCCCAGATCGTGACGTCGATCGCGATGTTCTACGACCTGGACAACCCCATCGCCTTCGCACAGGACATTGCCGCCGTGCTCGCGCCGGACGGCGTCTGGCATTTCGAGCAGAGCTACATGCCGGCCATGCTGCGGACCGTGTCGTACGACACCATCTGCCACGAGCACCTCGAATACTATTCGCTGGGCGTCGTGCAGAAGATCCTGGATGCGGCCGGGCTGCGCCTGATCGATGTGCAGATGAACAGCGTCAACGGCGGCAGCTTCGCCGTCACCGCCGGGCACAAGACGTCCCAGCGGCGCGCCAACGACGCCGTGATCGACTGGCTCCTCGGCCAGGAGGACCGGATGGGTCTGAACACGGTGCGCCCGTTCCGCGAGTTCGAGGATCGGGTCTTCCGCCACAAGGCCGATCTGGTGCGTCTGCTTCAGGCGCTGGCCGCAGACGGCAAGAAGGTCCTGGGGTACGGCGCGTCGACCAAGGGCAATGTGACCCTACAGTTCTGCGGGATCACCGAGAAGGAAGTCCCGGCCATCGCGGAAGTGAACCCCGAGAAGTTCGGCCGCGTCACGCCGGGCACGCGCATTCCGATCATCTCCGAGGCCGAGGCCAAGGCCATGAATCCGGACTACTATCTGGTCCTGCCCTGGCACTTCAAGGAAGGTATCCTGCAGCGTGAGCAGGAATACATCGCCCGGGGCGGCAAGTTCATCTTCCCCTTCCCGGAGATCGAGATCGTCTGA
- a CDS encoding DUF4214 domain-containing protein translates to MLKKRIKRALRAIGLIKPHQGAAIGKRGLPNQAQARAIVTQLYQIVLKRDPGTAERDGYAVSLSSGELSTPQVVEALIGSGEFGSAFTRHANVAEALSAAVLGNLARVTDDTAIRAYAAGLMGSLPFTDFLREICESPDFRSTWGVGSSSTGGARSASSRGLTSSATVTVPGDLGEMVEGLIAARMIGQGTVLGLPPIHGFERPPIPISHLTALIRTLDMLGDGEGARSRPEVSQPV, encoded by the coding sequence ATGCTGAAGAAGCGCATCAAGAGAGCTCTGCGAGCCATCGGGCTGATCAAGCCCCATCAGGGCGCTGCGATCGGCAAGCGCGGCCTGCCCAATCAGGCCCAGGCGCGGGCCATCGTGACCCAGCTCTACCAGATCGTGCTGAAGCGGGACCCCGGAACGGCCGAGCGGGACGGCTACGCCGTGTCGCTGTCGTCCGGCGAGCTGTCGACGCCTCAGGTCGTCGAGGCCCTGATCGGATCGGGCGAATTCGGCAGCGCCTTTACCCGGCATGCGAATGTGGCCGAGGCCCTTTCCGCGGCCGTTCTGGGCAATCTTGCACGGGTCACGGACGACACGGCGATCCGGGCCTATGCGGCCGGCCTAATGGGGTCGCTTCCGTTCACGGACTTTCTGCGCGAGATCTGCGAGTCGCCCGATTTCCGCTCGACCTGGGGCGTCGGGAGCTCGTCAACCGGCGGCGCGAGGTCTGCGAGCTCAAGGGGGCTGACATCCAGCGCCACTGTGACCGTGCCGGGTGATCTGGGCGAGATGGTCGAAGGCCTGATCGCGGCGCGGATGATCGGCCAGGGGACCGTGCTGGGCCTGCCGCCGATCCATGGCTTCGAGCGCCCGCCGATCCCCATCAGCCATCTGACGGCCCTGATCCGCACGCTCGACATGCTGGGAGACGGGGAGGGGGCCAGATCGCGGCCCGAGGTGTCTCAGCCGGTGTGA
- a CDS encoding FkbM family methyltransferase yields MRQQTVEQEPLVTPGGGYLPAMVTYAQNFEDVMLRRALQDIGTGFYIDIGACDPVELSVTNAFYKMGWRGINIEPNPEFAERLLEARPRDITLACAVSDTDASAVFHVVEGTGLSRLADHEPEVVALNPAPRHDITVETRRLDSVWKEHVGDACVDFLKIDAEGAEHAIVASTDFRIYRPRIIVLEATEAFSQRAAWATMEPLILGADYLFAYFDGLNRYYVRSEDADRLAAFALPPCLFDNFTPCAVVDLQGRIDELTGAFHHQNDLITLQRNQMDLIRNEALGIAQTAFDRLAESLDALGPRPDGATTEPQP; encoded by the coding sequence GTGAGACAGCAGACGGTCGAGCAGGAGCCACTGGTCACGCCCGGCGGTGGCTATCTGCCGGCCATGGTGACCTATGCGCAGAATTTCGAGGACGTCATGCTGCGTCGCGCCCTCCAGGATATCGGGACGGGGTTCTACATCGACATCGGGGCCTGCGACCCGGTGGAGCTGTCGGTGACCAACGCCTTCTACAAAATGGGCTGGCGCGGCATCAACATCGAGCCGAACCCGGAATTCGCCGAGCGCCTCCTCGAGGCACGACCGCGCGACATCACCCTCGCCTGCGCCGTCAGCGACACGGACGCCAGCGCCGTCTTCCACGTGGTCGAGGGCACCGGCCTGTCCCGGCTCGCGGACCATGAGCCGGAGGTGGTGGCCCTCAACCCCGCGCCCCGACACGACATCACCGTCGAGACGCGGCGACTGGACTCCGTCTGGAAGGAACATGTGGGCGATGCCTGCGTCGATTTCCTGAAAATCGACGCCGAGGGTGCCGAGCACGCGATCGTCGCCAGCACCGATTTCAGAATATACCGTCCACGGATCATCGTCCTGGAGGCGACGGAAGCCTTCAGCCAGCGCGCCGCCTGGGCCACGATGGAGCCACTGATCCTCGGGGCAGACTACCTGTTTGCCTATTTCGACGGGCTGAACCGCTACTATGTCCGCAGCGAGGATGCCGACCGGCTGGCGGCGTTCGCCCTTCCGCCTTGCCTGTTCGACAATTTCACGCCTTGCGCCGTCGTCGATCTGCAAGGGCGGATCGACGAGCTGACAGGCGCGTTCCACCACCAGAACGATCTGATCACGCTTCAGCGCAATCAGATGGACCTTATCCGGAACGAGGCCCTCGGCATCGCACAGACAGCTTTCGACCGTCTCGCGGAAAGCCTCGACGCCCTGGGTCCGCGTCCAGACGGGGCGACGACGGAGCCTCAACCGTGA
- the gmd gene encoding GDP-mannose 4,6-dehydratase: protein MKKCAVITGITGQDGAYLAQLLLSKGYKVVGVVRRSSHYGVATHRLDWLGITDQVELVDGDLLDLGVLCRIVREHKPDEVYNLAAQSFVKTSWAQPVLTAQATGVGVVNVLEAVRLEAPEARFYQASSSEMYGLIQEAMQSEKTPFYPRSPYAVAKLMGHWMTVNYRESFGMFACSGILFNHESPLRGLEFVTRKVTDAVAQIKLGKATELAMGNIDAKRDWGHARDYVRGMWMMLQHDVADDYVVATGRTVTVREMVNVAFAHVGLKAEDYLRIDPQFFRPAEVDVLLGDPSKAKRILGWEATTTMEEMIREMVDADLARHSAGGA from the coding sequence ATGAAGAAGTGCGCGGTGATCACCGGGATCACGGGTCAGGACGGCGCGTATCTGGCTCAGCTGCTGCTGTCCAAGGGCTACAAGGTCGTCGGTGTTGTCCGTCGATCCAGCCACTATGGCGTCGCGACCCACCGGCTCGACTGGCTGGGGATTACCGATCAGGTCGAACTGGTCGACGGTGACCTTCTGGACCTCGGCGTTCTCTGCCGCATCGTGCGCGAGCACAAGCCGGATGAGGTCTACAATCTGGCGGCCCAGTCCTTCGTGAAGACGTCTTGGGCGCAGCCGGTTCTGACGGCCCAGGCGACCGGCGTCGGCGTCGTCAATGTGCTGGAGGCCGTCCGCCTCGAAGCCCCGGAAGCCCGGTTCTATCAGGCCTCGTCCTCGGAAATGTACGGGCTGATCCAGGAAGCGATGCAGAGCGAGAAGACGCCCTTCTATCCCCGCTCGCCCTATGCCGTCGCCAAGCTGATGGGCCACTGGATGACGGTGAACTACCGCGAAAGCTTCGGCATGTTCGCCTGCTCGGGCATCCTGTTCAATCACGAGTCGCCGCTGCGCGGCCTCGAGTTCGTGACGCGCAAGGTCACCGACGCGGTCGCACAGATCAAGCTCGGCAAGGCGACCGAGCTGGCGATGGGCAACATCGACGCCAAGCGGGACTGGGGCCACGCGCGCGACTACGTCCGCGGGATGTGGATGATGCTGCAGCACGATGTGGCCGACGACTATGTCGTCGCCACGGGCCGGACCGTCACGGTTCGCGAGATGGTCAATGTCGCCTTTGCCCACGTGGGCCTGAAGGCCGAGGACTACCTGCGGATCGATCCCCAGTTCTTCCGCCCGGCGGAGGTCGACGTGCTTCTGGGTGATCCCTCCAAGGCGAAACGCATCCTGGGCTGGGAAGCGACGACCACCATGGAAGAGATGATCCGCGAAATGGTGGACGCCGACCTGGCCCGCCATTCGGCCGGCGGCGCCTGA
- a CDS encoding NAD-dependent epimerase/dehydratase family protein, which yields MPEKPVSPVLGFGAVLITGGAGFVGRKMVRRLRDALPATSRVVVVGRSNVIVPDCDFLAFDLEHGASVDGVVAAARPDLIVHLAAQSSAVGAAGATWGTNLSGSLNLARAIGKYVPDAKTLYVSSSEVYGLAFNHGTVTEDTPCQPQSAYSRSKLAAEAMFDDVLPATSQLIVCRPSNHSGAGQEVKFALPSFAEQIVAGQDEIRVGNLEARRDFLHVDDVVDAYIAVLSELTGFGNRTTLNVCSGESRSVGGLLDRMIELAGSRARVVVDPERFRNADIPVASISSDRLRSLTGWAPTRSMDAMLTDVLQHARDRRHTG from the coding sequence ATGCCTGAAAAGCCCGTGTCTCCCGTGCTGGGTTTCGGTGCCGTTCTGATCACAGGCGGCGCGGGCTTCGTCGGCCGCAAGATGGTCCGTCGTCTTCGCGACGCCCTGCCCGCGACCTCGCGGGTCGTGGTGGTGGGGCGGTCGAACGTGATCGTCCCGGACTGTGACTTCCTCGCGTTCGACCTTGAGCACGGTGCCTCCGTCGACGGTGTCGTCGCGGCGGCGCGTCCGGACCTGATCGTCCACCTGGCGGCCCAGTCATCGGCCGTGGGCGCGGCCGGAGCGACCTGGGGCACCAACCTGTCGGGAAGCCTGAACCTGGCCCGCGCGATCGGCAAATATGTGCCGGATGCCAAGACCCTGTATGTCAGTTCGTCCGAAGTCTACGGACTGGCCTTCAACCACGGCACCGTCACCGAAGACACGCCCTGCCAGCCGCAGTCGGCCTACTCGCGCTCCAAACTGGCGGCCGAGGCCATGTTCGACGACGTTCTGCCCGCCACCTCCCAGCTGATCGTCTGCCGGCCGTCCAACCACAGCGGGGCGGGCCAGGAGGTCAAGTTCGCCCTTCCGTCCTTCGCCGAGCAGATCGTGGCCGGCCAGGACGAGATCCGCGTCGGAAATCTGGAGGCCCGCCGGGACTTCCTGCACGTCGACGATGTCGTGGACGCCTATATCGCCGTGCTGAGCGAACTGACGGGCTTCGGCAACCGGACCACCCTGAATGTCTGCTCGGGCGAGTCGCGGAGCGTGGGCGGTCTCCTGGACCGGATGATCGAACTGGCCGGCAGCCGGGCGCGCGTGGTGGTCGATCCGGAACGCTTCCGCAATGCCGACATTCCGGTGGCCAGCATCAGTTCGGACCGGCTGCGCAGCCTGACCGGATGGGCACCGACACGATCGATGGACGCGATGCTGACGGACGTCCTGCAGCACGCGCGCGACCGGCGTCACACCGGCTGA
- a CDS encoding glycosyltransferase, translating into MGSLFIDVTEFVTNPIRTGIQRVIRELLGRWPADIPRRVVWFDDRVGGLVPVREELLAYLIDSPSDPVLDGEQTRRKSLDFLASTTPPALDLRREDRVLVPELFASRARALFYRRLQGRQVSIRAIVYDILAWTQPDALNITTVGPFNDYLEFLKVTEARCHISSAVRDAYTQRVLRRPGSADTVIVLGADALGRRPADLPVLPQLLCPGALDGRKGQDRIFDAYMAMPEADRLPLIIAGRVPPEPRESIRRILDSSCPTVSVIDDPDDTRLSELIAGSQGCLFPSQFEGFGLPALESLYLGTPVVIDANLPAVSGLPAAGQIRLESQSRDDLVRALRQISDPASAAALRQAAATLQLPTWADYAGQVAAWASQ; encoded by the coding sequence ATGGGCTCGCTTTTCATCGACGTCACGGAGTTCGTCACCAATCCCATCCGGACCGGTATCCAGCGCGTCATCCGCGAGCTTCTGGGACGCTGGCCGGCCGATATCCCACGCCGGGTCGTCTGGTTCGACGATCGGGTCGGGGGGCTGGTGCCGGTTCGCGAAGAACTTCTGGCCTATCTGATCGACAGTCCCAGCGACCCGGTGCTGGACGGTGAGCAAACGAGACGCAAGAGCCTAGACTTTCTGGCGTCCACGACCCCGCCTGCCCTGGACCTGCGCCGCGAGGATCGCGTCCTGGTGCCCGAGCTGTTCGCCTCACGCGCCCGGGCCCTGTTCTACCGGCGCCTTCAGGGCCGGCAGGTCTCGATCCGCGCCATCGTCTACGACATCCTGGCGTGGACGCAGCCGGACGCGCTCAACATCACCACCGTCGGACCGTTCAACGACTATCTCGAGTTCCTGAAGGTGACGGAGGCCCGCTGTCACATCTCCAGCGCGGTGCGCGACGCCTATACGCAAAGAGTGCTGCGACGGCCGGGCTCAGCCGATACCGTCATCGTGCTCGGGGCCGATGCGCTCGGCCGCAGGCCTGCCGACCTGCCGGTCCTGCCCCAGCTGCTGTGCCCCGGGGCCCTGGACGGCCGCAAGGGCCAGGACAGGATCTTCGACGCCTATATGGCGATGCCCGAGGCCGACCGGCTGCCGCTCATCATCGCCGGCCGCGTTCCTCCGGAACCCCGCGAGTCCATCCGTCGCATCCTCGACTCATCCTGTCCCACGGTGTCGGTCATCGACGATCCCGACGACACCCGTCTGTCCGAGCTGATCGCCGGCTCGCAGGGCTGTCTGTTTCCCAGCCAGTTCGAAGGGTTCGGGCTGCCGGCTCTTGAGAGCCTGTATCTGGGAACGCCAGTGGTCATCGACGCCAATCTTCCGGCCGTCTCCGGCCTGCCGGCCGCGGGCCAGATCCGCCTTGAAAGCCAGAGCCGCGACGACCTCGTCAGGGCGCTGCGGCAGATCAGCGATCCCGCATCGGCCGCAGCCTTGCGCCAGGCCGCCGCGACGCTGCAATTGCCGACCTGGGCCGACTATGCCGGACAGGTCGCCGCCTGGGCCAGCCAATGA
- a CDS encoding glycosyltransferase: MMASRQPQILYVDARALQDDNYRFRGVGQHSAAILQAIRRFPWPEGRPRIVAVVDPFLAPLAPVHDLLFDEATNLKRARKADGPGWFISLSPMTHDPMKVSGFLLDPDLYRICLFYDLIPLDFPERYLMNPGARSDYLVALAWLRRFDAFASISEFSAQAVIARTGVDPARVFVSNVAVRSELLPRQGDSDIPHDRRRHIVVAGGGDPRKNPECALAAHAASAVLRRQGVSISVFGAYPEPMRDELRTRYRQAGGRPQDLTFHAHLSDEALRALYQSSLVTIVPSRAEGFSIPIVESSAASTPVLASDVGAHPELARDPAWRFGPDDVDALRGQLERLVEDPAAWDGLRRAQADLWQGYTVEAVGQRFMEGVLARVPEPVTTATRPGSPAIQRGARPRIAVLSPLPPAQSGVADYTAMTLAPLKAVAELHVFTPTADARWEEGWASLQPVAAAEFSAIRFDATISVVGNSDHHVEIVDYLLENGGGCIAHDARMINFYYLLRGVPQAMQLASDEMGRPVDQGELTRWLHNQRELPTLFLSEVARASEPLMVHSPTTANEIARLYGKTPRLLPFAQYRRSLLNRLKRADRDRARKALGIPADRVVLVTFGLVSEDKAPLELIWALNMLRSWGVDAELVFCGRNQHMKAQLGALANQLGLVPFVRTFDTAIDDATYDNYLVAADIGVQLRTYQMGGLSGALNDCISAALPSIANAHLAEAMQAPDFVKRVPDGLSSLLIAEAALGILSESERGQRPVAEARAFAETRSPAGYCQALLGHLDIDIDVKAAMVAAGQG; encoded by the coding sequence ATGATGGCCAGCCGACAGCCCCAGATCCTATACGTCGACGCCCGCGCGCTGCAGGACGACAACTACCGCTTCCGGGGCGTGGGCCAGCATTCCGCGGCCATCCTCCAGGCGATCCGGCGGTTCCCCTGGCCGGAAGGGCGTCCCAGGATCGTGGCCGTCGTCGATCCCTTCCTGGCGCCCCTGGCCCCGGTTCACGACCTCCTCTTCGACGAAGCAACGAACCTGAAGCGGGCCCGGAAGGCCGATGGACCGGGATGGTTCATCAGTCTTTCGCCCATGACCCACGATCCGATGAAGGTCAGCGGCTTCCTTCTGGACCCCGATCTCTACCGGATCTGCCTTTTCTACGACCTCATCCCGCTCGACTTCCCCGAGCGCTATCTGATGAACCCCGGCGCGCGATCGGACTATCTGGTCGCCCTGGCGTGGCTGCGCCGGTTCGACGCGTTCGCCTCGATCTCCGAGTTCAGCGCCCAGGCCGTCATCGCGCGCACCGGCGTGGATCCGGCACGGGTCTTCGTCTCGAACGTCGCCGTCAGAAGCGAACTGCTGCCGCGGCAGGGCGATTCCGATATCCCCCATGACCGGCGCCGGCATATCGTCGTCGCCGGCGGTGGCGATCCGCGCAAGAACCCGGAATGCGCGCTGGCCGCCCATGCCGCCTCCGCCGTCCTGAGGCGGCAAGGCGTCTCCATCTCGGTCTTCGGCGCCTATCCCGAGCCGATGCGCGACGAACTGAGAACCCGCTACCGACAGGCCGGCGGGCGACCCCAGGACCTGACGTTCCACGCCCATCTCTCGGACGAGGCCCTGCGGGCGCTGTACCAGTCCAGCCTGGTGACCATCGTGCCGTCGCGCGCGGAAGGCTTTTCCATTCCCATCGTCGAGAGCAGCGCGGCGAGCACGCCCGTGCTCGCTTCGGACGTCGGGGCGCACCCCGAGCTGGCGCGCGATCCCGCCTGGCGGTTCGGTCCCGATGACGTCGATGCGCTGCGAGGCCAGCTCGAGCGGCTGGTCGAGGATCCTGCGGCCTGGGACGGCCTGCGGCGGGCCCAGGCGGATCTGTGGCAGGGCTATACCGTCGAAGCGGTCGGCCAGCGGTTCATGGAGGGGGTTCTGGCGCGCGTGCCCGAGCCGGTCACGACCGCGACACGTCCAGGCAGCCCCGCGATCCAGCGCGGGGCGCGGCCCCGGATCGCCGTGCTCAGTCCCCTGCCGCCGGCCCAGTCCGGCGTCGCCGACTATACGGCCATGACGCTGGCCCCGCTCAAGGCCGTGGCCGAGCTGCATGTGTTCACCCCGACCGCCGACGCCCGCTGGGAAGAGGGCTGGGCTTCGTTGCAACCGGTCGCGGCCGCCGAGTTCAGCGCGATCCGGTTCGACGCCACCATCAGTGTGGTCGGCAACTCGGATCATCACGTCGAGATCGTGGACTATCTGCTGGAGAACGGTGGCGGCTGCATCGCGCACGATGCCCGCATGATCAATTTCTACTACCTGCTGCGCGGGGTGCCCCAGGCCATGCAGCTCGCCTCCGACGAGATGGGCCGGCCTGTCGACCAGGGTGAGCTGACGCGGTGGCTCCATAACCAGCGCGAACTTCCGACCCTGTTCCTGTCCGAGGTGGCGCGCGCCAGCGAGCCCCTGATGGTGCATTCGCCGACCACCGCCAACGAGATCGCGCGGCTGTATGGAAAGACCCCCCGCCTGCTGCCGTTCGCCCAGTACCGCCGGTCCCTGCTGAACCGGCTGAAGCGCGCGGATCGGGACCGGGCGCGAAAGGCGCTGGGCATTCCGGCGGACCGGGTCGTACTGGTCACCTTCGGCCTCGTCAGCGAGGACAAGGCCCCTCTGGAACTGATCTGGGCGCTGAACATGCTCAGAAGCTGGGGCGTCGATGCGGAACTGGTGTTCTGCGGGCGCAACCAGCACATGAAGGCGCAGTTGGGGGCCCTCGCGAACCAGCTGGGTCTGGTGCCTTTCGTCCGCACCTTCGATACGGCGATCGACGACGCCACCTACGACAACTATCTGGTGGCCGCCGACATCGGGGTGCAGTTGCGGACCTATCAGATGGGCGGCCTCTCGGGCGCGCTCAACGACTGCATCTCGGCGGCGCTCCCGTCGATCGCCAATGCCCACCTGGCCGAGGCGATGCAGGCCCCGGACTTCGTGAAGCGCGTGCCGGACGGCCTGTCGTCCCTGCTGATCGCCGAAGCCGCCCTGGGGATACTTTCCGAGAGCGAACGCGGCCAACGCCCGGTCGCCGAGGCCCGCGCGTTCGCCGAAACCCGATCGCCCGCCGGCTACTGCCAGGCCCTGCTGGGCCACCTCGACATCGACATCGACGTCAAGGCGGCGATGGTGGCTGCCGGACAGGGCTGA
- a CDS encoding FkbM family methyltransferase translates to MNLKAYRQYVHTLASLHRQYGVADAETRATVPTLATLKAAPDKERLELLAASMRARLTRISPKLAEQLLAEPWLRHLTFGDIAFSVPIINEQGVEWYGSAPPENFDFTIERSIGLLDEARVVYDFGGHHGVWAAYYARVVGDGGFVYSFEPSVINVEVSALLFLLNGISNVVNIGAAVGTMTDHDGAEGSSTGMLVDFVEQMRVIDVRSLAWRYGDFMKMDIEGFEYDLLTRFPWLFDLATHIHLELHIPHLERRGLDYRDVTALLPFEQFEIHNSEGGVLELVTRDTPLSGYCSLMMRRL, encoded by the coding sequence ATGAATCTCAAGGCATACAGGCAGTACGTCCACACACTGGCGTCGCTGCATCGTCAGTATGGTGTCGCGGACGCGGAAACGCGCGCGACCGTCCCGACGCTTGCGACCCTCAAGGCGGCCCCGGACAAGGAACGTCTCGAACTGCTGGCCGCATCGATGCGGGCGCGCCTGACACGCATCAGCCCCAAGCTGGCGGAACAGTTGCTGGCGGAGCCCTGGCTTCGCCACCTGACATTCGGCGACATCGCGTTCTCGGTGCCGATCATCAACGAACAGGGCGTCGAATGGTACGGCTCTGCCCCGCCGGAGAATTTCGACTTCACGATCGAACGCAGCATCGGCCTGCTCGATGAGGCGAGGGTCGTCTACGACTTTGGCGGGCACCACGGCGTCTGGGCCGCCTACTACGCCCGGGTCGTGGGCGACGGCGGGTTCGTCTATTCGTTCGAGCCTTCGGTGATCAACGTCGAGGTGTCCGCGCTCCTGTTTCTGCTGAATGGCATTTCCAACGTGGTCAACATCGGCGCGGCCGTCGGGACGATGACCGATCACGACGGGGCCGAGGGCAGCAGCACCGGCATGCTGGTCGATTTCGTCGAGCAGATGCGGGTGATCGACGTGCGGTCGCTCGCCTGGCGCTACGGCGACTTCATGAAGATGGATATCGAGGGATTCGAATACGATCTGCTGACCCGTTTCCCGTGGCTGTTCGATCTGGCCACCCACATCCATCTGGAGCTGCACATTCCACATCTGGAGCGACGCGGCCTCGACTACCGCGATGTGACCGCCCTTCTGCCGTTCGAGCAGTTCGAAATCCACAACTCCGAAGGGGGCGTCCTCGAGCTCGTGACGCGGGATACGCCGCTGTCGGGGTATTGCAGCCTCATGATGCGGCGACTCTGA